The DNA sequence ATTTTATTCTGGTCtgaggtaataataataacacatgATATGATATAGTCCTGTTTATGTTcccatcagccagtgatgctcgtggtttttgtttgtttgtcaaaAAATGCATCAACTGAAACAATGAGGTTATCAAGgctgttgttgaaatgtgtaGCATTTGAAATCAGTCACATGTAAGGAAAGTGGTTTGGTTTCCTGACATTCAGAATCCTAGAAGTACAGCAGGATACGGTGGTGGTGCTGTCTGGAAAACTGGTCCTCAGATACGTTCAGATCCAAGACCTTCTGGACCTTCGTCCATCATCTCTGGACTCGCTAATATCTGTGGAAAGATGCACAGTAAACATAGTTTTCAACTacagtatatatttatttattaaatgcatCATGTACCATATGCATATATCttaaatttccctcgggattaataaagtatctatatATGCCTCGATAAGACTATACAACAGATCTTGCTAATGTGCACTTTATTACTAGTGACAGCAGCTTTTAACCTGTTATCTTTTTTACTATTGATAGTACCTTTTAACTTGTTATTCATCTTTATTActatttatcttttttactGTGAATGGATGACTCTGAATATATGTGGCACACTGTGGGCTGCTGGACACCTGAATTTCCCCTCTGggaattaataaagtatctttgtattttaaaatgcaggcTATGCATCTGTAGATTCATatcaatgacacaaaaaatatttagaacagAAAGCAACATTTTATGGACACAGTTCTAAAAATTGTAATGACACTGATTTGAAAATTGCAAATATAAACATACTTTCGACACGACAAACCTGATGGTGCAGCATTTGATCCACATTGATCCTCTGCTGTCCCTCTGGTTGTTCCTCTGGTTCTCCCTCTGGTTGTCCCTCTGGTTGTTCCTCTGGTTCTCCCTCTGGTTGTCCCTCTGGTTGTTCCTCTGGTTGTCCCTCTGGTTGTTCCTCTGGTTCTCCCTCTGGTTGTCCCTCTGGTTGTCCCTCTGGCCGTCCCTCTGGCCGTCCCTCTGGTTGTCCCTCTGGTTGTCCCTCTGGTTGTTCCTCTGGTTGTCCCTCTGGTTGTCCCCTCTGGTTGTCCCCTCTGGTTGTCCCCTCTGGTTCTCCCTCTGGTTCTCCCTCTGGTTGTCCCTCTGGTTGTCCCTCTGGTTGTCCCTCTGGTTGTCCCCTCTGGTTGTCCCCTCTGGTTGTCCCTCTGGTTGTCCCTCTGGTTGTTCCTCTGGTTCTCCCTCTGGTTGTCCCTCTGGTTGTCCCCTCTGGTTCTCCCTCTGGTTGTCCCTCTGGTTGTCTCTCTGGTTGTTCCTCTGGTTCTCCCTCTGGTTGTCCCTCTGGTTGTCCCCTCTGGTTGTCCCTCTGGTTGTCCCCTCTGGTTGTCCCTCTGGTTGTTCCTCTGGTTCTCCCTCTGGTTGTCCCCTCTGGTTCTCCCTCTGGTTGTCCCTCTGGTTGTCCCCTCTGGTTGTCCCTCTGGTTGTCCCCTCTGGTTGTCCCTCTGGTTGTCCCTCTGGTTGTCCCCTCTGGTTGTCCCTCTGGTTGTCCCCTCTGGTTGTCCCTCTGGTTGTTCCTCTGGTTCTCCCTCTGGTTGTCCCTCTGGTTGTCCCCTCTGGTTGTCCCTCTGGTTGTCCCCTCTGGTTGTCCCTCTGGTTGTCCCTCTGGTTCTCCCTCTGGTTGTCCCCTCTGGTTCTCCCTCTGGTTGTCCCTCTGGTTGTCCCTCTGCTTTTCCCTCTTCCTGCTCCTCAGCTCTCCACACCTTGACATGACCTCActgctttcacttttttatttggGGCTAAAAGGATGTAATGTCCCTTTCTGGTCTCATGACAACTAGCCTACAATAAGAGGACAGCTGTAGAGACATCCATCTCATTTAACAACGTTAACCATCCATTCTTCGCCCGGGGAATACTGTTCATTACTTTACTCACCGAATCCATTAACAGAAAGACTGAGGTTCCTCATGAACATCATCACACCATCCTGATGTTTGATCCAGATTTgctttgattattattattattattattattattattattattattattaataataataataataataataacaataataataataataataataatttaataataataatttaataagaCATTAATAAATATGGGCCATGTAAAGTGTATAATTAGTTAACCTGCATACTTATTGTTATCCAATGGGCTATCCTACAATCAATGACATTAATTTATTGGGagggaaaaaatatgacatgttGAGACATTGAAAAACAAGAGCTTTATTGAACAGTATAGATTGCAAGAGTTCCCAAGatccaaaaattaaaattaaaacaggataaactatatatatatatatatatatatatatatatatatatatatatatatatatatatatatatatatatttcaaaacaaattaaaaactaaaaaatgggCAAGTTGGTCTCTCACACTGAGCTGGTCTCAGGCATCAGCTCTGGCTTAAAATGTCTCTTTGCTGCTGCCGTGTCATACTTATGTCTATCAGACAGCTGTCCATTGCAAAAACACCTGTGATGTAGAGCTGTGTACTTTACATCAGCCTCCAGCCTGTAGGGCTGCACACAGGTTGGCAAGCTCCTGGCTGTGGAAGGATCCTGGCTGTGGAAGGATGGAGGCCACACTATCCATCCACGCACCCCGTCAACGCTGCCGTCCTCCTCATCTGACATCATGTCAGCTGTGATGCCCTTCCAGAAGTCCTCTTCATCTGGAGCAAGGACTGTCTTCCTGGCATCCAGCAGCTGTGAACACAATCAGTACAggaaatcaatacatttaataatttaacagaaaaataatgtcatagtGACCAGCAATACTATTCTAACCACATTttgtataaaacacacaatgtaaTGAATCAAACTAATATCTCTTACCCTCTTTCTTCTGTGGCGACTCGGGGCAGAAGACTTCATGGCCTCCGCCTGATCCACCATGTTGGGTTGACTGTAGCGGTAGTTCCTCCGTAGAGtttcaaaatgctttttacaatcagctggaaaacagttaaatgaagccgttattagctttattattatttcctgctATTTTCAGCTATCGttagcttttgttgctgttgatgaaatcgaaaaatttagaacaattttaaacaggATACTTACATAGAAGGACGTCTGTCTCCACATCCTCCACATCTGGACTTCAGCCAAAGTTTTAACTAAATATGTCCTGACTGTCTCATTGTGAGGTGAGCCcagtctgtgaaaataaatcagaacattcatttactactcacagcagaataactgcAGAGTCAActgtaaagtcatttaaaactgttttaaattagCAGACACAATTTGAATGGATGCATGAATGGTTTACAATCTACAGTACAACAATTTAATTGTGTGCATTCAGCTGACAATTATTATACATGcttacagtaaacattttctcacaaaaaagaaacgaaaaagaaaacagaataaacagtCTCACCCTTGTccctaaaagtacaaaaaggcaaaataaagTCACGTTTGTTAACAAAGATGGAGGACTACATGCTATCACTGCTTAACGTTACCAATTcagttatccaaagttgtttacatcaatccaactggactttaagaaggttccttgaagacgtttcacctctcatccaagaggcttcttcagttctggtggtggttgatgttgcctcagcttataacctctgtgaggtgtggtcagtgttattcacattctgacgaccattgccaaggcccacctggctcctcaacgatggtcgttgggagccagggagtgacaaagggggtcgttgaaatgcgagtttcactgagccctcgtatgctaatggtggtcgttagcatgaaccacctcacctgagtcattctgctgagtagttcttttggggagttttgaaaggacctgattgtaaaatggtgAAAGATGATGTCACAGACCACCCCTCCttttcagagatggcttctccactttgacatggatggcttctttcacgtctctctcaaaccatctgtcaaTTCAGAGCATTGTGCtaaaaactcactaaaaataTCCTACAAATGGAATATATTCTTACAGCAATTTTAGGACTGTGCTCTCCTCTTTTCCGCTGAATTTCCTCGCCGCTGGAGAAAGTGTTTAATTTGGCTTCCATGGCGGCTatcctctcctccagcttctcctccagcttctcctccagcatCTCCTCCGGCTTCTCCTCCAGCATCTCCTCCggcttctcctccagcttctcctccggCTTCTCCAGCATCTCCTCCGgcttctgctccagcttctcctccggCTTCTGCTCCAGCATCTCCTCCGGCttctgctccaggttctcctccggCATCTCCTCCGGCTTCTCCTCCGGCATCTCCTCCGGCATCTCCTCCGGCTTCTCCTCCGGCTTCTCCTCCGGCATCTCCTCCGGCTTCTCCTCCGGCATCTCCTCCGGCTTCTCCTCCGGCTTCTCCTCCGGCATCTCCTCCGGCTTCTCCTCCGGCATCTCCTCCGGCTTCTCCTCCGGCTTCTCCTCCGGCATCTCCTCCGGCTTCTGCTCCGGCTTCTCCTCCGGCTTCTCCTCCGGCATCTCCTCCGGCTTCTCCTCCGGCTTCTGCTCCGGCTTCTCCTCCGGCTTCTGCTCCGGCTTCTCCTCCGGCTTCTCCTCCGGCATCTCCTCCGGCTTCTCCTCCGGCTTCTCCTCCGGCTTCTCCTCCGGCATCTCCTCCGGCTTCTCCTCCGGCATCTCCTCCGGCTTCTCCTCCGGCATCTCCTCCGGCATCTCCTCCGGCTTCTCCTCCGGCTTCTGCTCCGGCTTCTCCTCCGGCTTCTCCTCCGGCTTCTGCTCCGGCTTCTCCTCCGGCTTCTCCTCCGGCATCTCCTCCGGCTTCTCCTCCGGCTTCTCCTCCGGCATCTCCTCCGGCTTCTGCTCCGGCATCTCCTCCGGCTTCTGCTCCGGCTTCTCCTCCGGCTTCTCCTCCGGCATCTCCTCCGGCATCTCCTCCGGCTTCTCCTCCGGCTTCTCCTCCAGCATCTCCTCCAGCGGTCCTCTCTGGCCAGACAGTCTGCTGATAACGCTCAACAGTTTCTTCTCAGTGTCTGTCGCGGGTCTGACTGGAACCAGTCGGTCATGTCCAGGCTGTTCTATGCGAGGAGTTTGTGGTGAGTCGGACTGGTGATACCGGGCCGCCATTGTAGAAACTCACAAAGACGACTTCTTTGTCTGTTCGTGTATCGCGCGGTTCTTGCGAGACGACGCGTGTGATTGGACGAGCAACTCTAACGTGATGACGTCAGTGACGCAGCATTCCttaaagcagtgtttctcaaatagtggggcgcgcccccctggggggcacagaggcatgtcgggggggcgcgggcgactgggaggaaaaggtccttcaacacggaactaattagctgaactattgttttaacgtcggcctgtttttcgcggcgtacaacaatactgaaatt is a window from the Amphiprion ocellaris isolate individual 3 ecotype Okinawa chromosome 3, ASM2253959v1, whole genome shotgun sequence genome containing:
- the LOC118471122 gene encoding protein TsetseEP-like isoform X2, translated to MAARYHQSDSPQTPRIEQPGHDRLVPVRPATDTEKKLLSVISRLSGQRGPLEEMLEEKPEEKPEEMPEEMPEEKPEEKPEQKPEEMPEQKPEEMPEEKPEEKPEEMPEEKPEEKPEQKPEEKPEEKPEQKPEEKPEEMPEEMPEEKPEEMPEEKPEEMPEEKPEEKPEEKPEEMPEEKPEEKPEQKPEEKPEQKPEEKPEEMPEEKPEEKPEQKPEEMPEEKPEEKPEEMPEEKPEEMPEEKPEEKPEEMPEEKPEEMPEEKPEEKPEEMPEEMPEEKPEEMPEENLEQKPEEMLEQKPEEKLEQKPEEMLEKPEEKLEEKPEEMLEEKPEEMLEEKLEEKLEERIAAMEAKLNTFSSGEEIQRKRGEHSPKIATGLTSQ
- the LOC118471122 gene encoding protein TsetseEP-like isoform X1 — its product is MAARYHQSDSPQTPRIEQPGHDRLVPVRPATDTEKKLLSVISRLSGQRGPLEEMLEEKPEEKPEEMPEEMPEEKPEEKPEQKPEEMPEQKPEEMPEEKPEEKPEEMPEEKPEEKPEQKPEEKPEEKPEQKPEEKPEEMPEEMPEEKPEEMPEEKPEEMPEEKPEEKPEEKPEEMPEEKPEEKPEQKPEEKPEQKPEEKPEEMPEEKPEEKPEQKPEEMPEEKPEEKPEEMPEEKPEEMPEEKPEEKPEEMPEEKPEEMPEEKPEEKPEEMPEEMPEEKPEEMPEENLEQKPEEMLEQKPEEKLEQKPEEMLEKPEEKLEEKPEEMLEEKPEEMLEEKLEEKLEERIAAMEAKLNTFSSGEEIQRKRGEHSPKIAVRIYSICRIFLVSF